From a region of the Saccharomycodes ludwigii strain NBRC 1722 chromosome VII, whole genome shotgun sequence genome:
- the SSQ1 gene encoding Hsp70 family ATPase SSQ1 (similar to Saccharomyces cerevisiae YLR369W | SSQ1 | Stress-Seventy subfamily Q), translating into MKRLINQYNSWHIVKRNINTASNSSTRVIGVDLGTTNSAVAYIPNGNTCPQIIENDIGGRTTPSIVGYTISNNNNNNDFNKVLVGELAKRQQLVNSKNTFYATKRLIGKKTQDIPSTELSNLQYKTTATSDTVHETNDQDIDLVLSNGEKITPFQVGAEILKYLKDCSSKYLNENINKAVITVPAYFNDSQRQATKQAGVLAGLKVLRVVNEPTAAALAFGLNNKENGIIAVYDLGGGTFDISILDIENGVFEVRATNGDTHLGGEDFDNILIDYALEKFLEGSFNGKLSMEELRENKELMQRIKDGCEQAKIALSHVTETTIDIPFAVNNKHLKLKITEEELDIMTLHLIKKTLQLVKKCLKDADLEPEDVDQVIFVGGMTRMPRIRKEVGKLFPETVKLNTSVNPDETVALGAAIQGGVLSGEIQNVLLLDVTPLTLGIETYGGVFSPLIPRNTTVPIKKTEIFSTGVDGQTGVDIRVFQGERGMVKDNKLIGDLKLSGIPALPKGVPQIHVTFDIDADGIINVSASEKSSGKTKSITVIANSGLTEEEVSKMIQEANEKREQDSIIKTNVEILTKADIMISDTEASFEKYRSSLVKVDSGDQYKKILMELQKLRKLIDEYKLANEKNDIKKLLSIERDYLKESTDQVQHKSLKLFQHASKLQKQGN; encoded by the coding sequence ATGAAAAGATTGATCAATCAATACAATTCATGGCATATCgtcaaaagaaatattaacaCCGCCAGTAATTCCAGTACCAGAGTTATTGGAGTTGATTTAGGCACCACAAACAGTGCAGTTGCCTATATTCCCAATGGTAATACATGCCCCcaaataatagaaaatgaCATTGGTGGTAGAACAACTCCATCAATTGTTGGATATACgattagtaataataataataataatgacttCAACAAAGTTTTAGTTGGTGAATTGGCTAAAAGACAACAATTAGTTAATTCTAAAAACACATTTTACGCTACTAAACGATTAATCGGTAAGAAAACACAAGACATTCCATCAACTGAACTATCTAATTTACAATATAAAACTACCGCTACCAGCGACACTGTTCATGAAACAAATGATCAAGATATTGATTTGGTATTAAGCAATGGTGAGAAAATCACTCCTTTTCAGGTTGGTGCGGAAATTTTAAAGTATTTAAAGGATTGCagttcaaaatatttaaatgaaaacaTCAATAAAGCGGTTATTACGGTTCCTGCATATTTTAATGATTCACAAAGACAAGCCACAAAGCAAGCCGGCGTATTAGCTGGACTTAAGGTATTAAGGGTTGTCAATGAGCCCACGGCCGCCGCTTTGGCTTTCGGGCTGaataacaaagaaaacGGTATCATTGCAGTTTACGACTTGGGTGGGGGAACTTTtgatatttctattttagaCATTGAAAATGGCGTTTTTGAGGTACGGGCCACTAATGGAGACACACATTTAGGAGGCGAagattttgataatattttaattgattaTGCActtgaaaagtttttggAGGGGAGTTTCAATGGTAAGTTGAGCATGGAGGAATTAAGAGAGAATAAAGAACTAATGCAAAGAATTAAAGATGGCTGCGAGCAAGCTAAAATTGCGTTAAGCCATGTCACTGAAACCACAATAGATATTCCATTTGcagtaaataataaacatttaAAGCTAAAGATTACAGAGGAGGAACTAGACATAATGACTTTACatttgattaaaaaaacgTTACAACTCGTTAAGAAATGTTTAAAGGATGCCGATCTGGAACCTGAAGATGTTGATCAAGTTATATTTGTTGGGGGCATGACAAGAATGCCACGTATCAGAAAAGAGGTGGGCAAGCTATTTCCGGAAACAGTTAAGCTAAATACATCTGTTAACCCAGATGAAACAGTTGCTCTTGGTGCAGCAATACAAGGCGGTGTATTGTCTGGAGAGATCCAAAATGTCTTGTTATTAGACGTTACTCCATTAACGTTAGGTATCGAGACGTATGGTGGTGTTTTTTCTCCGTTAATCCCACGCAATACTACTGTTCCAATAAAGAAGACCGAAATTTTTAGCACTGGAGTGGATGGTCAGACTGGGGTTGATATTAGGGTATTTCAAGGCGAACGTGGGATGGTTAAAGATAACAAGCTAATTGGAGACTTAAAACTAAGTGGTATTCCAGCATTGCCTAAAGGTGTACCGCAAATACATGTCACATTTGATATTGATGCGGATGGTATCATTAATGTTAGTGCGTCAGAGAAGAGTTCTGGCAAGACTAAGAGCATAACTGTAATTGCTAATTCTGGTTTAACCGAAGAAGAAGTTAGCAAGATGATTCAAGAGGCAAATGAAAAGAGGGAGCAGGattcaataataaagacTAATGTTGAAATTTTAACAAAGGCTGATATTATGATTAGTGATACTGAGGCATCTTTCGAGAAATATAGGTCAAGCTTAGTTAAAGTTGACAGCGGTGatcaatataaaaaaattttaatggagttgcaaaaattaagaaaattgATTGATGAATATAAGTTGGCAAATGagaaaaatgatattaagAAACTATTATCTATCGAACgtgattatttaaaagaaagtaCTGATCAGGTTCAGCATAAGTCATTGAAACTATTTCAACATGCTTCCAAGTTGCAAAAACAGGGGAACTGA
- the RGT1 gene encoding Rgt1p (similar to Saccharomyces cerevisiae YKL038W | RGT1 | Restores Glucose Transport (paralog of YBR033W | EDS1)), producing MKKEPILNNNQFNNNNNNILSDLKTPTPMTTSDTTNSSNNVTAAPAINTSNKTIKKRSKVSRACDQCRKKKIKCERTEQGQLCAGCLKSGEVKCTFDRIPLKRGPSKGYVNEKKRKKTNEGGEYIEEDAINKKSGNSNHSSTPSSGNMNRNISQQQQQQQQQQQQQQQRSNKLSISSSISANNATSNAAMLTSPSSNMITRNLSIGTSGALLGAQSSSVFNNNNKVPWNNMATTTTATSAVNTGNTTTATNTTNNVSLPPLTQYFPTGNATPNLINTPSNNNNNNNNNKGNKNINQSVANNVSTNNNNNNNLFIQSPTQNGSINNVTAQQPFWKVPYHEYQQRRSSLDSMSSEFSVNNPFNSTNLNTAGSSNNMLSATINSVGNNNNNIQGHYRTNSTTGSVIVSNNGNINNNNNNTNLLQPTISNTSSLSSNFFKTSNIGNINQRGSQVYLPFPNDQPNSNVGTGIPVSTGVILNGIVNSKINNNNTSNDINTNTVATNNNNSLLEGQSRVQSPLLKEPFQTSRKNSFISEAMSPTTMSNINNNNNINSAGIDMSMKNNNNATNISTVNNTREASFSNFITPQQQASYMFQAFELQRQQQQQQQQQQQQQQQQQQPQNYNQHTHQYQKIKNKPENNTNTARTPTRRRNKKVITNNNTSSIANAKSDNNSQTNSISNQGNNTPDSISSAVSIEDMFGKINEVDLINIYYEYIHQYFPIIPINKTTLTNETLLLNTQGGISQIHELNNYVLHWFRNSLEILVRITCNSSSSNSNRGSISKNGNVANSNKGFGNSTNSLNNRHRSVNMGGSPSVIINDPLYEKSCFITTLNEIFQKVVDVHPKFRENSRLISGNLKIIYLSIFIILNWILLYIGYDNSFVLGMSVTVFNEFKNYKMILNEDYINDDNYDADGDTRNSDDCDTNNINARDKNNLNTLIFQRLYILLIIFDNFQSCSFGVPKLLTIPISDELLIDVFGFQNYKGSGTKTNDRNIIVTKFDVDNDKNKILFILSSLKLGSFIGDTCINRLLLNLRGTPQYFMDSLSSQSSVLLVELMGKRELSNLSDSNNVLYKVGSTATPLLFIKMLQLKNDLILNLILNCGEDTIELVDNGSTFTINNITITDDKLNKLLNLCNVVCDLISTILGILQRLIKFNITNSIDREYYNSSVANGSTVNRNSDSNNNNNSNNNNGNNNNNSGNDNGINNNTSTTNNINDAVVNISASSNFLLDDNFRGISGDKNESKEEGEEGADENGDDEFSVALYKGKINPFLISMLKQCYFLVHQIRQLPSLLISDLMKESALVYSNSTNINSNPNNIMEQQKSVQEMVVNLSNALQNIVTITSCINTIKPFRLLDYSTNSPVTNRITSNSSQDISSLTPGMMTSSKLNSGSKSFSKPSTPSMTNYGTVVGSDNTTSNNNNNSNSNINSNNNNNNNNNNNNNNNNNNNNNNNNNNNNNNNNTVNFNDGNSNDGGSSSIITNNSNINSKVITGNNVGSNDSSTSTIFGICFGKGIYSHTCKNRHSGGKKNNNGNNNNNCYMCRTFNKRKLKYLKKIVKNEEDFNKVLNSPYGDCALKLIDDNELGWFN from the coding sequence ATGAAGAAAGAACCCATTTTGAACAATAATCAattcaacaataataataataatatattaagtGATTTAAAAACTCCAACACCCATGACCACTTCTGATACCACTAATAGTAGCAATAACGTTACAGCAGCACCTGCGATCAATACaagtaataaaacaatcaaGAAAAGGAGCAAAGTTTCGAGAGCATGTGATCAAtgtaggaaaaaaaaaattaaatgtgAACGTACTGAACAAGGCCAGTTATGTGCCGGCTGTCTTAAATCTGGTGAAGTCAAATGTACCTTTGACAGGATTCCATTGAAAAGAGGTCCTTCAAAGGGGTatgttaatgaaaaaaagagaaaaaaaactaatgaAGGAGGTGAATATATAGAAGAGGATgcaattaataaaaaaagtggtAACAGTAATCATTCCTCTACTCCTTCTTCTGGTAACATGAACAGAAATATAagtcaacaacaacaacaacaacaacaacaacaacaacaacagcaacaaagGAGCAACAAGTTAAGTATCTCTAGTAGCATAAGTGCAAATAATGCTACAAGTAATGCTGCCATGTTGACTTCGCCATCTAGCAATATGATAACACGGAATTTAAGTATAGGGACTAGCGGAGCTCTACTTGGGGCACAGTCTTCTTCTGTctttaacaataacaacaaagtACCATGGAATAATATGGCAACAACTACTACCGCTACTAGTGCTGTTAATACTGGTAACACTACTACCGctactaatactactaataatgttTCATTACCGCCTTTAACACAATATTTTCCAACAGGCAATGCTACtccaaatttaataaatacaccaagtaataataataataacaacaataataataagggcaataaaaatattaaccaATCAGTAGCGAATAACGTCTCAAcgaataacaacaacaacaacaacttatttattcaatCACCCACCCAAAATGGGTCTATAAATAACGTTACAGCACAGCAACCGTTTTGGAAAGTTCCTTATCACGAATACCAACAAAGGCGGAGTTCATTAGATTCAATGAGTAGCGAATTTTCTGTAAATAATCCATTTAATAGTACTAACCTAAATACTGCCGGCAGCAGTAATAATATGCTCAGTGCGACTATAAATAGTGTGGggaataataacaataatattcagGGTCATTATAGAACCAATAGTACAACTGGAAGTGTAATAGTGAGTAATAACGGTAacataaacaataataataacaacactaATTTATTACAACCTACGATATCAAATACCTCTTCCCTAAGCTCAAACTTCTTCAAGACCAGTAATATTGGCAACATTAACCAACGTGGCAGTCAAGTGTATTTACCGTTTCCTAATGATCAGCCTAATAGTAATGTCGGTACCGGGATACCTGTCTCTACTGGAGTCATTTTAAATGGCATTGTTAATAGTAAgataaacaataataatactagtaACGACATTAATACCAATACTGTTgctaccaataataacaacagttTATTAGAGGGTCAAAGTAGGGTACAATCtcctttattaaaagaaccTTTCCAAAcatcaagaaaaaacagTTTTATAAGTGAAGCCATGTCTCCAACAACAATGAGCaacattaataacaataataatattaatagcGCTGGGATTGATATGAGtatgaaaaataacaacaatgcCACAAACATTAGCActgttaataatactagGGAAGCTAGTTTTAGCAATTTTATTACGCCGCAACAACAAGCTTCTTATATGTTTCAAGCCTTTGAATTACAAAggcaacaacagcaacagcaacagcaacagcaacagcaacagcaacaacaacaacagccaCAGAACTACAACCAGCATACTCATCAGTAtcaaaagataaagaatAAACCAGAAAATAACACCAATACAGCAAGGACACCAACCAGGAGGAGAAATAAGAAAGTTAtaaccaataataacacctCTTCCATTGCCAATGCCAAAAGTGACAATAATAGTCAGACAAACAGTATAAGCAACCAGGGCAATAACACACCCGATTCAATTTCTTCTGCAGTATCCATAGAAGACATGTTTGGAAAAATCAATGAAGTTGATTTGATTAACATTTATTACGAGTACATTCATCAATATTTCCCAATCATCCCAATAAACAAAACGACATTAACTAATGAAACCTTGTTATTAAACACACAAGGTGGCATCTCACAGATACATGAATTGAATAACTACGTGTTACATTGGTTTAGGAATTCTTTAGAAATATTGGTTAGAATAACTTGTAatagtagcagtagtaatagtaacagAGGCAGTATCAGCAAGAATGGCAATGTGGCAAACAGCAATAAAGGTTTTGGTAATAGTACCAACTCTTTAAATAATCGTCATAGAAGCGTTAATATGGGCGGCAGTCCGTCAGTTATAATAAATGATCCTCTCTATgaaaaaagttgttttattactaCGTTAAACGAAATATTTCAGAAAGTTGTTGATGTTCATCCCAAATTTAGAGAAAATTCTAGACTTATCAGTGGAAATTTGAAGATTATTTATCTaagcatttttattattttgaattgGATTTTACTGTATATTGGGTATGATAACTCATTTGTGTTGGGAATGAGTGTCACTGTTTTCAATGAATTTAAGAATTATAAAATGATCCTTAATGAAGATTATATTAACGATGATAATTACGATGCTGACGGCGATACTCGCAATAGCGACGACTGCGATACTAACAATATCAATGCTcgagataaaaataatctaaaCACTTTGATTTTCCAAAgactatatatattattgattATATTTGATAACTTCCAAAGTTGTTCATTTGGTGTACCTAAACTATTGACTATTCCAATCAGCGATGAATTGTTAATAGATGTTTTCGGATTTCAAAACTATAAGGGTAGTGGTACCAAAACCAATGATAGGAATATAATTGTTACAAAGTTTGATGTTGACAATGAcaagaataaaattttatttatattaagCTCTTTAAAGTTGGGCTCTTTTATCGGAGATACATGCATAAATAGATTACTACTGAATTTAAGAGGTACGCCACAGTATTTTATGGATAGTTTAAGTTCTCAATCCAGTGTACTACTTGTAGAATTGATGGGTAAGAGGGAACTTTCCAACCTTAGTGATTCAAATAATGTACTATACAAGGTTGGAAGCACTGCAACTCCAttgctttttattaaaatgttACAATTGAAAAACGATTTAATACTAAACCTGATTTTAAATTGCGGAGAAGATACTATTGAATTAGTTGATAATGGCAGTACATTTAccatcaataatattactattaccgATGACAAATTAAACAAGTTGTTGAATTTATGTAATGTTGTTTGTGATTTAATTTCTACAATTTTAGGAATTTTACAAagattaattaaatttaatattacgAATAGCATTGATAGAGAATATTACAATTCCAGTGTTGCCAACGGTTCTACAGTAAACAGGAATTCTGATtctaacaacaacaacaatagtaataataataatggtaataataataacaacagtgGCAATGATAACGgtattaacaataacactagtactactaataatattaatgatgCTGTGGTTAATATTTCTGCCTCgtccaattttttattagatgATAATTTTAGGGGTATTTCAGGCGATAAAAATGAAtcaaaagaagaaggagaagaagGAGCAGATGAGAATGGTGACGACGAATTTTCTGTCGCTTTATATAAGGGCAAGATTaatccatttttaatatctatGTTGAaacaatgttattttttagtCCATCAAATACGACAGTTACCTAGCTTATTAATTAGCGATTTAATGAAAGAATCAGCACTGGTGTACTCCAATTCTACTAACATTAATAGTAACcctaataatataatggaacaacaaaaaagtgTACAAGAGATGGTTGTTAATTTAAGTAATGCATTACAAAAcattgttactattactagTTGTATTAATACAATAAAACCTTTTAGATTGCTAGATTATTCTACTAATTCGCCGGTTACTAATAGGATTACCAGTAACAGCAGTCAAGATATTTCTTCATTAACACCTGGTATGATGACAAGTAGTAAGCTTAACTCTGGAAGCAAGAGTTTTTCCAAGCCTTCTACACCTTCTATGACTAATTACGGTACCGTCGTTGGTAGTGACAATACtactagtaataataacaataatagtaatagtaatattaatagtaataataataataataataataataataataataataataataataataataataataataataataataataataataataataataataataacacgGTAAATTTTAATGACGGTAATTCCAACGATGGCGGGAGTAGTAGTATTATAACTAACAACAGCAATATCAACTCAAAAGTAATCACCGGTAACAACGTGGGTAGTAATGATTCATCTACGTCCACTATATTTGGTATATGCTTTGGCAAAGGAATTTATAGTCATACATGCAAAAATCGACATAGTGGCGGAAAGAAGAATAACAATggcaacaataataataattgctATATGTGCAGGACATTTAACaagagaaaattaaaatacttGAAGAAAATAGTTAAAAACGAAGAAGATTTTAATAAGGTGTTAAATAGTCCATACGGGGATTGTGCATTGAAATTGATTGATGATAACGAATTGGGATGGTTTAATtaa
- the ART5 gene encoding Art5p (similar to Saccharomyces cerevisiae YGR068C | ART5 | Arrestin-Related Trafficking adaptors), with product MFQFRRSLTSNSSSSSPSNYHIGKANNSNGDTKKSNSLASHKPILFDIKLASPYKNMVLILEDGLESTMCNINGHLVLSLPSNLTVKKINLKLLGNFKLDFIQTGKKNGVVTNIIKENRPIFQISWDNLLCASNGKCIIEGEDKIIGVDVQQRVDANPSTNSIVKKSLSTPVLGKLSVGKSKKSSGNSSFYPVASDLTKDNFLIDLQPSYGTPLCNGNVTSAFNRTFNLNKGNYELPFTMEIPSDLIPCTVEGLQAASVLYKMIAVIDTVDYGKIYKIKYIRIFKSLKPNNFSIQEEMYVGKNWPEKLQYEISIPSKAIPIGGKTPISITLHPFQKNYKLLKIEATLIQYYAIKDQSGSIFENSSNVLHLVMNKFGKSAERGLNEDNELIDEVKINSLITIPNNLRNITQDCNINKNGLIRVRHKFRIRIHLGSPAAKTTSSSGSDSSNDNSNAKKTEITANIPVILFISPHTFTLARKVILDNQGNIHFRHGDSVSYFKSLGPSIINNRSSGNDSYNTNNTITLADGSYQVKYFPDEELQAPPTYNERIHDIIFFNQNGLMGGNTGTGLCNNSGVTVPCKTPASDNGDSVNNRESLLLNQDYFNFPHGDSSDNNTLPNTPNSYDTDNISMRHGRDRNITMEELNRLPTYEETMDNDEDDPGMDSDCITPLSVNELSPGYTQICRR from the coding sequence ATGTTTCAATTTAGAAGATCTTTGACATCGaattcttcctcttcctctcCTTCAAATTATCATATAGGAAAAGCTAACAACAGTAATGGAGAtaccaaaaaaagtaatagTTTAGCGTCACACAAGCCAATATTGTTTGATATTAAATTGGCTAGTCCCTACAAAAACATGGTTCTAATACTAGAAGATGGCTTGGAATCCACAATGTGTAACATAAACGGACACTTGGTGCTTTCTTTGCCCTCAAATTTGacagttaaaaaaattaacttgAAATTATTGGGAAATTTCAAGCTGGACTTTATCCAAACCGGTAAGAAGAATGGGGTAGTTACTAATATAATTAAGGAAAACAGACcaattttccaaatatcTTGGGATAATTTGCTATGTGCTTCAAATGGGAAATGCATTATTGAAGGCGAAGATAAAATTATAGGCGTAGACGTTCAGCAAAGAGTAGATGCTAATCCCAGTACTAATAGTATAGTCAAAAAGTCATTATCCACTCCAGTGCTGGGCAAATTAAGCGTTGGGAAATCTAAAAAGTCTTCTGGAAATAGTAGTTTTTATCCAGTTGCCAGTGATTTGACCAAAGATAACTTTTTGATTGATTTACAGCCATCCTACGGAACACCGCTATGCAATGGTAATGTTACATCAGCGTTTAACAGGACTTTCAATTTGAACAAAGGGAACTATGAATTGCCATTCACCATGGAGATTCCATCTGATTTGATTCCTTGCACAGTAGAAGGATTGCAGGCTGCAAGTGTTTTGTATAAAATGATTGCAGTTATAGATACTGTGGATTATgggaaaatatataaaataaaatatattaggatttttaaaagtttgaaACCCAACAATTTTTCGATACAGGAGGAAATGTATGTGGGTAAGAATTGGCCTGAAAAATTACAATATGAAATATCTATTCCCAGCAAGGCTATACCCATTGGTGGTAAGACTCCAATATCCATAACTTTGCACccatttcaaaaaaattacaagtTGCTCAAAATAGAAGCAACATTAATACAATACTATGCAATTAAAGATCAGTCAGGCAGTATCTTTGAGAATAGTAGTAACGTCTTACATTTAGTCATGaataaatttggaaaaagcGCTGAACGTGGGTTAAATGAGGACAATGAATTGATTGATGAAGTCAAGATAAACTCATTGATTACAATACCGAATAATTTAAGAAACATTACGCAGGACtgtaatataaataagaaTGGGTTAATTAGGGTGCGTCACAAGTTTAGGATAAGGATTCATCTAGGGAGCCCTGCAGCTAAAACTACTTCGTCTTCAGGCTCAGATTCTAGTAATGATAATTCCAATGCCAAAAAGACAGAGATTACAGCCAACATACCggttatattatttatttcgcCGCACACTTTTACCCTAGCAAGAAAGGTTATTTTGGATAACCAAGGAAATATTCATTTTAGACATGGCGATAGTGTGTCGTATTTCAAATCATTGGGACCATCTATCATTAACAATCGTAGCTCGGGGAATGACTCTTataacactaataatacaattACATTAGCGGATGGTAGTTATCAGGTTAAATATTTTCCGGACGAAGAGTTACAGGCACCACCCACATACAATGAAAGAATACacgatattattttttttaatcagAATGGTTTAATGGGTGGTAATACTGGTACTGGATTATGCAATAACTCGGGAGTTACAGTTCCATGTAAGACTCCAGCGTCTGATAATGGTGATTCTGTTAATAACAGAGAATCTTTGTTGCTCAACCaagattattttaattttcctCATGGCGACAGTAGTGATAACAACACTTTGCCTAATACGCCCAATTCTTACGATACTGATAATATATCAATGAGACATGGTCGGGACAGAAATATTACTATGGAAGAATTAAATAGACTGCCAACTTATGAAGAAACCATGGACAATGATGAGGATGATCCTGGCATGGACAGCGATTGCATCACACCTCTATCAGTTAATGAGTTATCACCGGGTTACACCCAGATTTGTAGACGTTAG